In a single window of the Melioribacteraceae bacterium genome:
- a CDS encoding DMT family transporter: protein MNTPIPFLGEIASLVTAMLWAISSIAFTEASKRAGSLFVNVTRLIFAIIFLAITIPLAGISISISLNQFFYLALSGVVGLVFGDTYLFKAFQFIGARLSMLVMSLVPPISAFLAFMFLGESISFVALLGITITVSGIAMVILQRNEVPTSNYKIDKMGIFYAFLGAVGQAAGLILAKRAFDEGELNGFFVGFVRITTAFIILFPLAVMSRRYKNPIKVFLEDKKTMIYTTIGAIFGPFLGITFSMIAIENTKVGIASTIMASVPVIMLPIVYFYYKEKLSIFSIVGAFVTVIGIAILFLR from the coding sequence ATGAATACACCAATACCATTTCTTGGAGAAATTGCTTCACTTGTTACGGCTATGCTGTGGGCAATATCATCTATTGCATTTACTGAAGCATCAAAGCGAGCAGGTTCTTTATTCGTTAATGTTACACGTTTGATTTTCGCAATTATTTTTCTCGCCATTACAATTCCATTAGCCGGTATTAGTATTAGCATTTCACTTAACCAGTTTTTTTATTTAGCACTCAGTGGAGTTGTTGGACTGGTATTTGGTGACACCTATCTTTTCAAAGCATTTCAATTTATTGGCGCTAGATTAAGTATGCTTGTAATGTCACTTGTTCCTCCTATTTCTGCTTTCCTTGCTTTCATGTTCTTGGGCGAAAGTATTTCTTTTGTAGCACTTCTCGGGATTACCATAACAGTAAGTGGAATTGCTATGGTAATTCTACAAAGAAACGAAGTTCCTACCTCAAACTACAAGATTGACAAGATGGGAATATTTTACGCGTTTTTAGGGGCGGTGGGTCAAGCGGCAGGATTAATTCTCGCCAAAAGGGCTTTTGATGAGGGAGAGTTAAACGGTTTCTTTGTAGGTTTTGTAAGAATTACTACAGCATTTATAATTCTTTTTCCATTAGCGGTTATGAGTCGCCGTTATAAAAATCCAATAAAGGTATTTTTAGAAGATAAAAAAACAATGATATATACTACAATTGGGGCAATCTTTGGACCCTTTTTAGGAATTACATTTAGTATGATCGCGATTGAAAATACAAAAGTGGGAATTGCTTCTACAATAATGGCTTCGGTACCGGTTATTATGCTACCGATAGTATACTTTTACTATAAAGAAAAATTATCAATCTTCTCAATAGTTGGCGCTTTTGTAACTGTTATTGGTATCGCAATTTTATTTTTAAGGTAA
- a CDS encoding OmpA family protein gives MLKKHIFLILTISLLLISTTQAQFKEFGLKGGVQLNGVVPATEFEDDNGFALSSFLVRGLLRFELSRDWNAELGLGFGKLNGDDFNYVTNTKGAGEYSTSLIPIDARILYTPFELESWNPYVYAGIGVMNYSVSTKPSVVSPLAVEDKGWTALIPFGIGTEVKLSDEVLLDISAGVNYSLTENLNFYKIDDLNDGYINLGLGLTFTGESMYSDKDGDGLIKKEELELGTDPNNPDTDGDGLKDGAEVKQYQTDPRNPDTDGDTLKDGEEVLNHKTNPLKADTDDDGLKDNLELNKYKTSPLNPDTDGDGLKDGEEVETYKTDPLKADTDNDGLKDGEEVLKHKTNPLNPDTDGGTVNDGVEVNRGTNPLDPSDDVPPAIVEKEYSLENVLFGINSSRLTSKAKKQLDDAVKTITELNEAKLNLGGHACSLGPDTHNQKLSQKRVDAVKKYLVEKGLRADIISAEAFGESKPAVSNDTESNRKLNRRVEIKAVYKEKK, from the coding sequence ATGCTTAAGAAACACATTTTTTTAATACTTACAATTTCTCTACTATTAATTTCGACGACACAAGCTCAATTTAAAGAATTTGGTTTGAAAGGGGGAGTTCAACTAAATGGTGTTGTTCCAGCAACTGAATTTGAAGATGATAATGGATTTGCACTTTCATCGTTTTTAGTTAGAGGATTACTTCGATTTGAATTATCACGCGACTGGAATGCAGAACTAGGTCTTGGCTTCGGCAAGCTAAATGGAGATGATTTTAACTACGTTACAAATACTAAAGGTGCCGGAGAATACAGTACATCACTAATCCCTATTGATGCGAGAATTCTTTACACCCCATTCGAACTAGAGAGCTGGAATCCTTATGTATATGCTGGTATTGGCGTTATGAATTATTCTGTTAGCACAAAACCTTCAGTAGTTTCACCTTTAGCTGTTGAAGATAAAGGTTGGACCGCGTTAATTCCTTTCGGAATTGGAACTGAAGTTAAATTAAGCGACGAAGTTTTACTCGACATTAGTGCCGGCGTAAATTATTCATTAACCGAGAATTTGAACTTCTATAAAATAGATGATCTAAATGATGGTTATATAAATCTTGGTTTGGGACTTACATTCACTGGCGAAAGCATGTACTCAGATAAAGATGGTGATGGACTTATAAAGAAGGAAGAATTAGAATTAGGTACCGATCCAAATAATCCAGATACAGATGGTGATGGCTTAAAAGATGGAGCAGAAGTAAAACAATATCAAACAGATCCTCGTAATCCAGATACAGATGGCGATACTTTGAAAGATGGTGAAGAAGTATTAAATCATAAAACTAATCCATTAAAAGCTGATACTGATGATGACGGCTTAAAGGATAATCTAGAATTAAACAAATACAAAACCAGTCCATTAAATCCAGATACAGATGGTGATGGTTTAAAAGATGGTGAAGAGGTAGAAACTTATAAAACCGATCCATTAAAAGCTGATACGGACAATGATGGTTTAAAAGATGGCGAAGAAGTATTAAAACATAAAACCAATCCTTTGAATCCCGATACTGACGGCGGTACTGTTAATGATGGCGTTGAAGTAAATAGAGGAACAAATCCATTAGATCCAAGTGACGATGTTCCACCAGCAATCGTTGAAAAAGAATATTCATTAGAAAATGTATTATTTGGTATCAACAGCTCACGCTTAACTTCAAAAGCTAAAAAACAGCTTGATGACGCTGTTAAAACAATCACCGAATTAAATGAAGCTAAACTAAACCTAGGCGGACATGCATGTTCATTAGGTCCAGATACTCATAATCAAAAACTTTCTCAAAAAAGAGTTGATGCCGTTAAGAAATACTTGGTTGAAAAAGGTTTGAGAGCCGATATTATTAGTGCTGAAGCTTTTGGTGAATCAAAGCCGGCAGTATCGAATGATACAGAGAGCAATAGAAAACTAAACAGAAGAGTTGAAATAAAAGCTGTTTATAAAGAAAAGAAATAG
- a CDS encoding GIY-YIG nuclease family protein encodes MCYYVYILKSVSVNKTYVGHTNNLERRLAEHNSGKSQFTKAYKPWRIIYSEKFNTCIEAIEREKYFKSSSGRAFVKSIFN; translated from the coding sequence ATGTGTTATTATGTTTATATATTAAAAAGTGTCTCAGTCAATAAAACTTATGTGGGACATACAAACAATCTGGAAAGACGACTGGCAGAACATAATTCCGGTAAATCACAATTTACTAAGGCTTACAAACCATGGAGAATAATTTATTCGGAAAAATTTAATACTTGTATTGAAGCCATTGAAAGAGAAAAATATTTTAAAAGTAGTTCTGGTCGAGCATTTGTAAAATCTATTTTTAATTAA
- a CDS encoding short-chain dehydrogenase, whose amino-acid sequence MDIKNKTVLVLGGWGLVGYAVIRKLIPEMPKSIVVTSLRKEEALDAVERLKLEFTNLPEDYFKPWWGNIFIRNEFKDMDRIQLLNDKASRQIIMRDTMEELSDEILHNSAIYNLLHDYKPDIIIDCVNTATGIAYQDVYTTYHRIKKTIERDASKEEIIEETEKLLCTEYIPQLIRHVQILYNSMNEIGTNTYVKIGTSGTGGMGLNIPYTHSEEKPSRVLLSKSSVAGAHTLLLFLMGRTPDAPITKEIKPTAAIAWKRIEFGEIKKGGKPIQLLNISMDDAIKLESKLKLKLDKPFKSSGDTLKSVFIDTGENGTFSRGEFEAITAQGQMEYVTPEEIAVDAIYEILGGNTGHDIINALDNATLEPTYRAGFMQHAAVDKLAELESIHNVDSVAFELLGPPRLSKLLHEINLLKLSFGSIKNIVQKSDEELSEKISIEISKNDKLRNEILSIGIPILLSDGKTLLRGNDIKIPPFRGENELELSEFNINLWAKDGWIDLRNSNMATWKARLNLIIKDTETIAHNDTSSMHVRTKRYWNNFETIDIGKVAAWIFIKEEKGERMKA is encoded by the coding sequence ATGGATATTAAGAACAAAACGGTACTGGTTTTAGGCGGCTGGGGTTTAGTGGGTTATGCAGTAATTAGAAAGCTAATCCCGGAAATGCCAAAATCGATTGTGGTCACATCATTAAGAAAAGAAGAAGCTTTAGATGCAGTGGAAAGATTAAAATTAGAATTTACTAATCTACCCGAAGATTATTTTAAACCTTGGTGGGGGAATATCTTTATTCGTAATGAATTTAAGGATATGGATAGAATTCAACTGCTTAACGATAAGGCTAGCAGACAGATAATTATGCGGGATACGATGGAGGAACTTTCGGATGAAATACTGCACAATTCGGCGATCTATAACTTACTTCATGATTATAAGCCGGATATAATTATTGACTGCGTAAATACAGCTACAGGTATTGCTTACCAGGATGTGTATACAACATACCATCGAATTAAAAAAACTATAGAAAGGGATGCATCGAAAGAGGAAATTATTGAAGAGACAGAAAAACTATTATGCACCGAATATATCCCCCAATTAATTCGGCATGTACAAATTCTCTATAATTCCATGAATGAAATTGGAACCAACACTTATGTAAAAATTGGCACGAGTGGTACCGGTGGAATGGGATTAAATATTCCCTATACTCATAGTGAAGAAAAACCATCAAGAGTTTTGTTGAGTAAATCTTCCGTTGCCGGTGCTCATACACTTCTACTCTTTTTAATGGGTAGAACTCCCGATGCTCCAATAACAAAAGAAATTAAACCTACAGCTGCTATTGCCTGGAAAAGAATTGAGTTTGGTGAAATTAAAAAAGGGGGAAAACCAATTCAATTATTAAATATCTCAATGGACGATGCAATTAAATTAGAATCAAAATTAAAACTAAAGCTTGATAAACCATTTAAATCTTCGGGCGATACTTTAAAATCGGTATTCATTGATACCGGCGAGAATGGTACATTTTCGAGAGGTGAATTTGAGGCGATAACAGCGCAAGGACAAATGGAATATGTGACTCCGGAAGAAATTGCTGTTGATGCAATCTACGAAATATTAGGTGGTAATACCGGGCATGATATTATCAACGCATTAGATAATGCAACGCTGGAGCCAACTTATCGCGCCGGCTTTATGCAGCATGCGGCTGTTGATAAACTTGCCGAGCTTGAAAGCATTCATAATGTTGATAGTGTTGCATTTGAACTATTGGGGCCTCCCCGTCTCTCAAAACTTTTACATGAAATTAATTTGCTGAAATTATCTTTCGGTTCAATTAAAAATATAGTTCAAAAAAGCGATGAAGAACTTTCCGAAAAAATTTCTATAGAAATCTCAAAGAATGATAAGTTAAGGAATGAAATCCTATCGATTGGAATTCCAATCCTTCTTTCGGATGGTAAAACTTTATTGCGCGGGAATGATATTAAAATTCCTCCATTTAGAGGGGAAAACGAGTTAGAATTGAGTGAGTTCAACATAAACCTTTGGGCAAAAGATGGATGGATAGATTTAAGAAATTCCAACATGGCAACCTGGAAAGCAAGGTTAAATTTAATAATTAAGGATACTGAAACCATTGCCCATAATGACACAAGTTCGATGCATGTTAGAACAAAAAGATATTGGAATAACTTTGAGACAATTGATATTGGTAAAGTTGCGGCATGGATTTTCATTAAGGAAGAAAAAGGGGAAAGAATGAAAGCTTAA
- a CDS encoding cupin domain-containing protein: MKAEAIIKKLNLIAHPEGGYYSETYRSEEFYNPESLPHRYQGVRTFSTLIYFLLREDQVSLFHRLLSDEVWHFYLGSPIILHTIDENGVYNQKNIGSKVLEDESPQVIIKRNTWFAAELKDKSQFSLVGCTVAPGFEYRDFELGRRDDLIKIYPQHSGLISKFSK, from the coding sequence ATGAAAGCAGAAGCCATAATTAAAAAGTTAAATTTAATTGCTCACCCGGAAGGTGGATATTATAGTGAGACATACCGTTCGGAAGAATTTTACAATCCCGAATCACTACCTCACCGTTATCAGGGTGTCAGAACTTTTTCCACTTTAATTTATTTTTTATTGCGTGAAGATCAAGTTTCACTATTCCATCGATTGTTGAGTGATGAAGTATGGCATTTTTATTTGGGTTCACCTATCATACTTCACACAATTGATGAGAATGGAGTATATAATCAAAAAAATATCGGCTCAAAAGTACTAGAAGATGAATCACCTCAAGTTATAATTAAGAGAAATACCTGGTTTGCCGCCGAGCTTAAAGATAAGTCGCAATTTAGTTTGGTGGGATGTACAGTGGCACCTGGATTTGAATACAGAGATTTTGAGTTAGGAAGAAGGGATGATTTAATTAAAATTTATCCCCAGCATTCCGGGTTGATATCTAAATTTTCAAAATAA
- the rlmB gene encoding 23S rRNA (guanosine(2251)-2'-O)-methyltransferase RlmB, with protein MIKIAGRKPVLEALNSDSEIDVIYMSYGQQGDVISKIFSAAKRRGVKISQVSHQKFQQLEGDLNSQGVIAIKPSHKFWEFEDIIAASKKNTLPLILLLDSIQDTHNLGAIFRTAECAGVDGVIITTQNSAPVNDTVEKISAGALSHLKICKVNNIVRAIEQLKKEGYWIVGTHLTGNKDYSELDYKMPVALVMGNEEKGIRKLVSESCDFLIKIPMKGKIDSLNVSVSTGVLLFEINRSRNL; from the coding sequence ATGATTAAAATAGCAGGCAGAAAACCAGTCCTTGAAGCCCTCAATTCCGATAGCGAAATTGATGTAATATATATGTCCTATGGACAGCAGGGTGATGTTATTAGTAAGATTTTTTCGGCGGCAAAAAGAAGGGGTGTTAAAATATCGCAAGTCTCGCATCAAAAATTTCAACAGCTTGAAGGGGATCTCAACTCGCAAGGTGTAATTGCCATAAAACCGTCACATAAGTTTTGGGAGTTTGAAGATATAATTGCGGCCTCAAAAAAAAATACACTTCCATTAATACTTTTGCTCGACTCAATTCAGGATACTCACAATCTTGGCGCTATATTTAGAACAGCAGAATGCGCCGGAGTTGACGGGGTTATAATCACTACTCAAAATAGCGCGCCTGTAAATGATACAGTTGAAAAAATTTCCGCCGGAGCACTTTCTCATTTAAAAATATGTAAAGTGAATAATATTGTTAGAGCTATCGAGCAGCTGAAAAAAGAAGGATACTGGATCGTGGGTACTCACCTAACAGGTAATAAAGATTATTCAGAGCTTGATTATAAAATGCCTGTTGCTCTGGTTATGGGAAATGAGGAGAAAGGAATTAGAAAATTAGTATCTGAAAGTTGCGATTTCCTAATTAAGATTCCAATGAAAGGTAAAATAGATTCGTTGAATGTTTCTGTCTCAACAGGTGTTCTACTTTTTGAAATTAACCGTTCCCGAAATTTGTAA
- a CDS encoding PTS sugar transporter subunit IIA: MRICEILTVDKIIPSVQGKTKEEILNELIDLLKDDERVIDLEETRAAVHERERIMSTGVGKGFAIPHAKTNNVTDIIAVFGKIDHPANFDALDGKPVNLVFLLIGKENLVGAHIKLLSRITRMMNQDEFRENLAKAVTAEEIFKLFDDEEKQNFEGQ, from the coding sequence ATGAGAATCTGCGAAATATTAACTGTTGACAAGATTATTCCTTCAGTGCAGGGGAAAACTAAAGAAGAAATTTTGAATGAACTCATCGATTTATTGAAGGATGATGAGAGAGTTATTGATTTAGAAGAAACACGAGCAGCTGTTCATGAGCGGGAACGTATAATGTCCACAGGAGTTGGTAAAGGTTTTGCTATACCACATGCAAAAACAAACAATGTAACCGATATAATTGCTGTATTTGGTAAAATAGACCACCCAGCCAACTTCGATGCATTAGATGGCAAACCGGTCAATCTTGTATTCCTGCTAATTGGTAAAGAAAATTTAGTTGGCGCGCATATTAAATTATTGAGTAGAATTACACGCATGATGAATCAAGATGAGTTTAGAGAGAATCTTGCAAAAGCCGTAACTGCCGAAGAAATTTTTAAACTTTTTGATGATGAAGAAAAACAGAACTTCGAAGGCCAGTAA
- the eno gene encoding phosphopyruvate hydratase, translating into MTTIVDVWGREVLDSRGNPTVEVEVLLESGVIGRAAVPSGASTGEHEAVELRDGDKARYLGKGVQKAVDNVNNKIADQLIDFDATEQVAIDNLLIELDGTPNKAELGANAILGVSLACAKAAAESFGLPLYKYIGGTNAKTLPVPMMNIINGGSHADNTVDFQEFMVMPHGATSFAEALRMGTETFHALKSVLKKKGLNTSVGDEGGFAPNLRSNEETLETILEAIEKAGYKPGEQISLALDVASSEMYRRESGLYEFFKSDKSTKTSEQMIEIYSNLVNKYPIISIEDGLDENDWEGWKKLTEAIGSKIQLVGDDLFVTNTERLATGIEKGIANSILIKVNQIGTLTETLDAIEMAKRAGYTSVISHRSGETEDTTIADIAVATNAGQIKTGSASRTDRIAKYNQLLRIEEELDTTAIFPGLAAINYSAE; encoded by the coding sequence ATGACTACAATAGTTGATGTATGGGGAAGGGAAGTCCTTGACTCTCGTGGAAATCCGACAGTTGAAGTAGAAGTTTTGCTAGAAAGTGGAGTTATTGGAAGAGCAGCAGTACCAAGCGGTGCTTCTACCGGTGAGCATGAAGCAGTTGAACTTAGAGATGGTGACAAAGCTAGATATTTAGGGAAAGGAGTACAAAAAGCTGTTGATAATGTAAACAATAAAATAGCTGATCAACTTATTGACTTTGATGCCACAGAACAAGTTGCAATCGATAACCTTTTAATTGAACTTGATGGAACCCCGAATAAAGCCGAATTAGGAGCAAATGCAATTTTAGGCGTTTCTCTTGCCTGCGCAAAAGCCGCAGCTGAATCATTCGGTCTTCCCCTTTATAAATATATTGGTGGTACTAATGCAAAGACTTTACCTGTACCAATGATGAATATTATTAATGGTGGAAGTCACGCAGATAATACAGTTGACTTTCAAGAATTTATGGTGATGCCGCATGGAGCTACAAGCTTTGCTGAAGCGTTAAGAATGGGAACAGAAACATTTCATGCATTAAAATCGGTATTGAAAAAGAAAGGGTTGAATACTTCAGTTGGTGATGAAGGAGGATTTGCTCCAAACCTAAGATCTAATGAAGAAACTCTTGAAACTATTCTAGAAGCTATTGAGAAAGCAGGTTACAAACCAGGTGAGCAAATTTCTTTAGCTCTGGATGTTGCCTCAAGTGAAATGTACAGAAGAGAGTCTGGTTTGTATGAATTCTTTAAATCTGATAAATCAACCAAAACTTCTGAACAAATGATTGAGATTTATTCCAATCTTGTAAATAAATATCCGATCATCTCAATTGAGGATGGTTTGGATGAAAATGATTGGGAAGGCTGGAAAAAATTGACCGAAGCAATAGGTTCAAAAATCCAATTAGTTGGTGATGATCTATTTGTAACTAATACTGAAAGATTAGCAACCGGTATTGAAAAAGGCATTGCAAATTCAATATTAATTAAAGTAAACCAGATTGGTACATTAACAGAAACTTTAGATGCTATCGAAATGGCAAAAAGAGCCGGATATACTTCCGTAATTTCTCATCGTTCCGGTGAAACCGAAGATACTACTATTGCTGATATTGCTGTTGCAACAAATGCAGGGCAAATTAAAACCGGAAGCGCAAGCAGAACTGACAGAATCGCAAAATATAATCAGCTTCTAAGAATTGAAGAAGAATTGGACACAACTGCTATTTTCCCCGGACTCGCTGCAATAAATTATTCAGCGGAATAA
- a CDS encoding Gfo/Idh/MocA family oxidoreductase has protein sequence MEKRKIKWGIISTGRIAKKFAEALKFVQNSELYAVASRNQESAQIFANEFEVPKAYSSYHELMKDPHIDVVYIGTPHNLHFQNTIDAIEHGKHVLCEKPFAINYNEVSIMINKAREKNLFLMEALWSRFLPNIIKTKELIENGVIGKVKLLNASFCILSKNGNEHRHYNKQLGGGTLLDIGIYNVFLSLFLLGRPNSINSVAGIGETGVDTNLNITFKYDDDLISVMYSSFRAAAPIVAEIHGEKGKIILEHVYFCPGNVKVVLHNGEETVHDFNFIGNGYNYEAQEVVNCILNGETESKLMSFDDSINLIKIMDEIRNQIGVYYPEHDK, from the coding sequence ATGGAAAAAAGAAAAATAAAATGGGGAATAATAAGTACCGGAAGAATTGCTAAAAAATTCGCCGAAGCTCTAAAATTTGTCCAAAATTCTGAATTGTATGCGGTTGCTTCACGTAATCAAGAATCTGCCCAAATATTCGCTAATGAATTTGAAGTTCCGAAAGCCTATTCTAGTTATCATGAATTGATGAAAGATCCTCATATTGATGTAGTATATATTGGTACCCCTCACAATCTCCATTTCCAAAACACAATTGACGCAATTGAGCATGGCAAACATGTGCTATGCGAAAAACCTTTTGCCATTAATTATAATGAAGTTTCAATAATGATTAATAAGGCGAGGGAAAAAAATCTGTTTTTAATGGAAGCACTCTGGTCCCGTTTTCTTCCAAATATTATTAAGACCAAAGAATTAATTGAGAATGGAGTTATTGGTAAAGTAAAATTATTGAATGCCTCGTTTTGTATTCTCTCTAAAAATGGAAATGAGCATCGCCATTATAATAAACAACTTGGTGGAGGTACTTTACTAGATATCGGAATTTACAATGTATTTCTATCTTTATTTTTGCTAGGAAGACCTAATAGTATTAATTCTGTTGCAGGTATTGGCGAAACCGGCGTTGACACTAATTTGAATATTACATTTAAGTATGATGATGATCTGATTTCAGTTATGTATTCATCATTCCGAGCCGCCGCTCCAATTGTTGCCGAAATTCATGGTGAGAAGGGAAAAATAATTTTGGAGCATGTCTATTTTTGTCCGGGTAACGTGAAAGTAGTTTTACATAATGGGGAAGAGACAGTTCATGATTTTAATTTTATTGGTAACGGTTATAATTACGAAGCCCAAGAAGTTGTTAATTGTATTTTAAACGGTGAAACAGAAAGTAAATTAATGAGCTTTGATGATAGTATTAATTTGATCAAGATAATGGATGAAATTAGAAATCAGATTGGGGTTTATTACCCCGAACATGATAAGTGA
- the hisS gene encoding histidine--tRNA ligase, with the protein MIKSVTGTNDILPSDIQKWHFLEDQIRDVFSHHNYKEIRTPIFESTNLFSRGIGEGTDIVSKEMYTFNDRSGESLTLRPEMTASVVRAFIEHSLEKKMSVNKLYYVGAMFRQERPQAGRFRQFHQFGAEALGSHDPSLDAEMIIMAYDIFSKLGLKNLVVKINSLGIPECREEYRKELKNFIAPHFNELSAESKKRFDTNILRVLDSKDERDQSIVTDAPVLLDFLDEESKNHFNYVQKVLANSNIPFEIDPKLVRGLDYYTHTTFEVISGSVGSQSALCGGGRYNGLIKELGGPELPGVGFASGMERVLLACENENSLDITNKNLDVYLILIEKELKEFAFNKLIELRRIGISAELDYQSRSIKAQMREANKLNASYTLFIGGEEFSRNELVLKNMLTGEQVIFNTEDFDQIIKKIKEN; encoded by the coding sequence ATGATAAAATCTGTTACAGGCACTAATGACATTTTACCCTCCGATATTCAAAAGTGGCATTTTTTAGAAGATCAGATTAGAGATGTATTTTCCCATCACAATTACAAAGAAATTCGTACTCCTATTTTTGAATCTACTAATTTATTTTCTCGTGGGATCGGTGAAGGTACCGATATCGTAAGTAAAGAGATGTATACTTTTAACGATAGAAGCGGGGAGAGCTTAACCCTTCGGCCTGAGATGACAGCCTCTGTAGTGCGCGCGTTTATTGAACATTCACTCGAAAAGAAAATGAGTGTTAATAAACTCTATTATGTTGGAGCAATGTTTAGGCAAGAACGTCCTCAAGCGGGAAGATTTAGACAATTTCATCAATTTGGCGCTGAGGCACTCGGAAGTCACGACCCATCTCTCGATGCTGAAATGATTATTATGGCATACGATATTTTTAGTAAGCTTGGATTAAAAAATTTAGTTGTCAAAATAAATTCACTTGGAATCCCCGAATGCCGGGAAGAATATAGAAAAGAACTAAAAAATTTTATTGCTCCACATTTTAATGAGCTTTCTGCCGAAAGTAAAAAAAGATTCGACACAAATATTTTAAGAGTCTTAGATAGTAAAGATGAGAGAGATCAATCAATAGTTACAGACGCTCCGGTACTTCTCGATTTCTTGGATGAGGAAAGCAAAAATCATTTTAATTATGTGCAGAAGGTTTTAGCTAACTCAAATATACCATTTGAAATAGATCCTAAATTGGTTCGAGGACTCGATTATTACACGCACACTACTTTTGAAGTTATAAGCGGAAGCGTTGGCTCTCAAAGCGCGTTGTGCGGCGGGGGAAGATATAATGGATTAATCAAAGAGTTGGGCGGACCAGAATTACCGGGTGTTGGATTTGCTTCAGGTATGGAAAGAGTTCTGCTTGCCTGTGAAAATGAAAACTCTCTCGATATCACAAATAAAAATTTGGATGTGTATTTAATTCTAATTGAAAAAGAATTGAAGGAATTCGCGTTCAATAAATTAATTGAGCTTAGAAGAATAGGTATTTCGGCTGAGCTGGACTATCAATCCAGAAGTATCAAAGCTCAAATGAGAGAGGCAAATAAATTAAATGCCAGCTACACCCTATTTATTGGTGGTGAAGAATTTAGCAGAAATGAACTTGTTCTAAAAAATATGCTTACTGGTGAGCAGGTAATTTTCAATACTGAAGATTTTGATCAAATTATAAAGAAGATTAAGGAGAATTAA
- a CDS encoding alpha/beta hydrolase: MSSDKKHKKYFLNSDEIIGTVLFHHEFYSFNLKNERDIIVWLPPSYYNSVKRFPVIYINDGQNLFSPHTSFSGYDWKIDEVLTNLISSGLIEEVMVVGIFNTKDRLDEYNYFTESGKLYAKFILNELKIYIDETYRTKPDRNNSAIMGSSMGGLFSFQLIWNHPQFIGKAACMSNSFWVNDGRVFDEIKKSSDIPKNIKIYLDCGCEEKALIKDNKKMCSILSSLRNSNEIDVHCYFDKLGKHTEVDWAARVHKPFLFLFGK, translated from the coding sequence ATGAGCAGTGATAAAAAGCACAAAAAGTATTTCCTTAATAGCGATGAAATAATTGGGACTGTTCTATTTCATCATGAATTTTACAGCTTCAACCTCAAAAATGAAAGAGATATAATTGTTTGGTTGCCCCCCTCCTATTATAATTCAGTGAAAAGATTTCCTGTTATATATATTAATGACGGGCAAAACCTATTTAGTCCACATACTTCGTTTTCTGGTTACGATTGGAAAATTGATGAAGTACTCACAAACCTCATTAGTTCAGGATTAATTGAGGAAGTGATGGTTGTTGGGATCTTTAATACAAAAGATAGATTAGATGAGTACAATTATTTTACCGAATCTGGTAAACTCTACGCAAAATTTATTTTGAATGAGTTAAAAATCTATATTGACGAGACCTATCGAACTAAACCAGATCGTAATAATTCAGCTATTATGGGATCATCGATGGGTGGATTGTTTTCATTCCAATTAATTTGGAACCACCCTCAATTTATTGGAAAAGCGGCATGTATGTCTAATTCATTCTGGGTTAATGATGGAAGAGTATTTGATGAAATTAAAAAGAGTAGTGATATACCAAAGAATATTAAAATATATTTAGATTGCGGCTGTGAAGAAAAAGCGTTGATAAAAGATAATAAAAAAATGTGCTCCATTTTAAGTTCACTCAGAAATTCGAATGAAATAGATGTTCATTGCTATTTTGATAAACTTGGTAAGCATACAGAAGTTGATTGGGCAGCAAGAGTACATAAACCATTTTTATTTTTATTTGGGAAATAA